In the Setaria italica strain Yugu1 chromosome VI, Setaria_italica_v2.0, whole genome shotgun sequence genome, one interval contains:
- the LOC101767901 gene encoding organelle RRM domain-containing protein 2, mitochondrial yields MAAAVARSGFRRMFSISAFAPPKPPVPRPQADPSPNLFVSGLSKRTTTEGLREAFAAFGEVVHARVVTDRVSGFSKGFGFVRYATVEDATKGIEGMDGKFLDGWVIFAEYAKPRPPPQQAEMNSQPQQSWGPPSGSWGSQ; encoded by the exons atggcggcggctgtggcgaggTCCGGCTTCCGGCGCATGTTCTCCATAtcggccttcgcgccgccgaAGCCACCCGTCCCGCGACCCCAGGCCGACCCCTCCCCGAACCTCTTCGTCTCCG GATTAAGCAAGCGTACCACAACAGAAGGACTTCGAGAAGCTTTTGCAGCGTTCGGGGAAGTTGTGCACG CCCGAGTTGTGACGGATCGTGTCAGTGGTTTTTCTAAGGGGTTTGGCTTTGTAAGGTATGCTACAGTTGAAGACGCAACTAAAGGAATAGAAGGAATGGATGGAAAG TTCCTTGATGGATGGGTTATTTTTGCCGAATACGCTAAACCCAGGCCGCCACCCCAGCAAGCAGAGATGAATTCACAGCCACAGCAATCATGGGGCCCTCCATCAGGTTCCTGGGGTTCACAGTAG
- the LOC101768308 gene encoding uncharacterized protein LOC101768308 yields the protein MRLLSFVPCGCRAGPIDDAPPAADHAGDAAAAARRRRRRRRAAAAAAHQWRPSLGDIYEEHSTDAAKAAAGGPARTRKAASWDVARVLPRSDESRHLESSSSMPAFAPTAYLF from the exons ATGAGGCTCCTGTCGTTCGTGCCCTGCGGCTGCCGTGCTGGACCCATCGACGACGCGCCGCCTGCTGCCGACCACGccggagacgccgccgccgccgcgaggaggaggcgccggaggagaagggccgccgccgccgccgcccaccagtGGCGCCCGTCGCTCGGGGACATCTACGAGGAGCACAGCACCGACGCGGCCAaggctgccgccggcggcccgGCGAGGACCAGGAAGGCGGCGTCCTGGGACGTCGCCAGGGTGCTCCCCCGCAGCGATGAATCCAG GCACCTTGAGAGCTCGTCGTCCATGCCGGCGTTCGCGCCGACGGCGTACCTGTTCTGA